A stretch of Schistocerca cancellata isolate TAMUIC-IGC-003103 chromosome 3, iqSchCanc2.1, whole genome shotgun sequence DNA encodes these proteins:
- the LOC126175303 gene encoding cuticle protein 16.5-like isoform X13: protein MYKLVILPLLFAAVSAGYLGGVAVAPAAVAAPAIAAPVAYAAPAIAAAPALAVAPALRAAPLALAAPAIAAPLPYAAAAPILKIH from the exons ATGTACAAGCTG GTGATCCTGCCCCTGTTGTTCGCCGCCGTGTCGGCCGGCTACCTGGGAGGCGTCGCCGTGGCGCCAGCGGccgtcgccgcccccgccatcgccgcccccgtggcctacgccgcccccgccatcgccgccgcccccgccttgGCCGTGGCCCCCGCTCTGCGCGCCGCCCCTCTGGCTctcgccgcccccgccatcgccgcTCCTCTGCCCTACGCAGCTGCGGCACCGATCCTCAAGATCCACTGA